The segment TATTTCCAGTGTATGTAAACATAATGATTGATATCTTagatgaaaattaatttttaaaattaaagatatgttaaatcaaactaattaagcaatattgtttgaaattattcatatatgtcTTGTTATTAGTTTAACAATCTTGTGTGGTTAGCACATTGTTTTTCAGTTGAGTTAATATATGTATTGATTCATTTAGAAGGAGATTCACTTGATGGTTGCATTATATTGCATACTGTTTGATCCAcgatttttgatcaaataaaatttaacgatagttaaataaaaaatttgttaatcAGATCAATATAagcataacatatttttaagtaGTTTGCGAAACTGAGACACAATGAGTCCACAACTCATCACTTTTCTCCAAATACTCTGTTTCGTGGGCAACTAAATGCGGCTTCTCAGCAATATATTTGATAAGAGTATCGTGACACATTTTTCCTTCTTGAACAAGATCATGACAACATGCATCAGTGATGGTTAAATTTTCAAAGACAACACCAATTATATCCAATGCACATTTTGGACtgatttgaagaagacatgtatCCCATAGTGATTTTGCTTCAGCTTCTTCAACAGAGAATGCAGGAACGAACGCACCAATCAAAGCAATAACAATAAATACGATAGTAGTTCGGGAAGAAGTGTGAGCCATTGTGCCAATGTTTTTGAAATAAGTGGcaaatgttattaatataatatattaaatttttgtatCTGGTATTTTAGAATGCAATTTTGTCTCATATTTATAAGAGATTAAAAACACAAACTAAACGTATTTTCAAGTGAACATAAGATATTAATTAATGCAGTTTAACGTTAAATAAAATGTGACAGCTAATATGAGTTTTCtctaacatattaaaaaaatttagaaaatataaatatacttatTTTTTATACTAAATACTATCAAAATAGCATACTTctaaattattaatgttttaagttattttgttgtTAAGAATTAACCTGCCAATCGAATTTAACCATCGTTTATACGTATTATCTACTTTCTGTAAATGCTAATAGGCTCCATCATTTTACAGAAATTTGGGTTTAAAATGTGAATTTAATCGAGTATATATTGTTCAATATCGCGTATCTTTATTTTGTAAGAATTTACTACTAGAAGAAATTATATAGCTAAACCATAACTAGTATACAcattatatagatattttttttttttttttttgaactgtcATCGACTTTACAGATTCATATtaactctgtaaaccaaactggGTGATCTTCATCCATATGACAACATACGAAGCTGCATCCTAGCTTGACGGCTAGGCTATCCGCCATAGTGTTTAGCGTTCGTGGGACATGGATGATGTCTGATCTTGTGAGCTCGCCTTCAGGATCTTGTAATCGTCCAAATAATCtgcaaaagctggccattcttctggtccgaaactatcttcaccattgagaacaatctgttgcaaagTGACCTGAAATTGACGTAAGTTCCTCATACATCCATTGCCCAGAGTAGcgcttccatctccgcatgaagaggAGAAAGACTAGATCGAACATTCCTCGCCCCCAATAAACCATTAAACCCACTAGTGTACTAAGCCATCCTTGCCCTAAAATATATCATTATCTTTCCAAGAACCatctataaaacaccatctaccCGGAAATTTCTCGGCAAAGACGTAACCATAGGGCGTGGTTCCGTTCTCTGCTCATTAAAACCTGGGCCTCCGCCATAGTTTAGATTCTGTTTCGGCCAACTTGAGTTATCCATTGGGTCAATATCCAAATTACTAAACACTTTATTATTACGTCCTTTTCCATATGTACCATAAAATCCAGGCAAACTGGTGATCCTCCATCTGTGGTAGAACTCTCCAAAAGAGATGATCTATATTTGTGAAAAGCGACTTTGTTGAAAAAACATCTGGGTTCGACGGTATCTTTTCGAAGAGCCCAAACTGAAGCACTGGAGGACATTCgaaaaaaaacatgattatCGATTCCTCATCGGCTCCACACCTAGCACAACAGATATCTCCTTTAATCCCTCTCCCTTGTAATTTTTCCTAACTGCTATACTTCCTGATAAGAGTTGCCAGAGAAAATGTTTTAACTTGGTGGACATTTTATTTTCCAGCAATAAGCCTTTAAGTCATTGACCGTAGGCCCAATCATAGAGGGTGGTCGTGCCCTATCTGGGTAAATCCTCTCCacctgatatcctgatttaactGTATATTTgccatttttggtaaaatgCCATCCATCCCGATCTATCCTCTGAGTTCTACTCAGTGGTagactttctataatttttgcATCTTGTGGTTCCACCAAAGCCCGAATTGCCTGAGAATTCCAAGTACGCGAAGTGGAATTAATAAGTGAGTCCACTGTAAGGTCCGGATATAAattatgttgatttttattagctggtctcgggcgagtggttgggagccatggatcattccatacagatATAGAAGAGcctgttcccacccttttgattagtcctttgcttaccagagatctagcagagacAACTCCCGCCATCCATAGGATGGAGAATATGAgcgaatcggttccaggggtgaagcattcctgtagTACCGACCTTTAAAAACTCTGGCAAATAACGAGTTTGGTTTCTCTATGAATATGAGCGAATCGGTTCCAGGGAAGCATTCCTGTAGTACCGACTTTAAAACTCTGGCAAATAACGAGTTTGGTTTCTCTATGAGACGCCAAGCTGTTTGCCAAGCATCGCTGTATTAAATCAGTGATGTCTTTGAACCCCAAACCCCTTCTTCCTTATCAAGACATACTTTGTCCCACGATTTCCAATGCAAACCCCTAGTACTTCCCCTggactccaccagaattgtgctACCGCACTCGTCAACTTCTTTGCAGTTGCCTTAGGTAGTCGATAACATGACATCACATGATTAGGTAGAGCTGTGACCACTGACTTAATAATCacctcttttcctccttttgtGAAAAACCGAACTGGCGAAAAAACAATATTTGAGTTAAACAATTAATTTGCAAAAATTAAAGGGTtgtaatctattaaaaattttgaagccaaatctacaaattgtagtaaatgaaacaaaaaatgtgCACAATTTTGTTTCCAAAATTTTTATGATGGATTTAAAACACAAATCCATACGCTCCATCCTAATATCATTGGCATAAGTTATTATCTACTTACTAGTCATAGGATATTGTTCTTTTTTGTGATTACATCCAGTCTCATTGTGTTCTTTGTAAATGATCGTATTTACAAAATCGTCGACAACATGAGtattcaaaatagttttttttccaAGCCATTATATTAGCATGTCCTACAAAACTCAAAGGTCTCAAAGGTGAAACATTAGATATTTTCTTAGCTTCTTGTTTTAAATTATCCAAGATAATTTTCAGTGtatgtaaaaataatgattgaaaTCGTAgaggaaaattaatttttaaaagtaaagatAAGTTAAGTCAAAGTAATTAAGCAATATTGtttgaaattattcatatatcTCTTGTTATTAGTTTAACAATCTTGTATGGTTAGCACATTGTTTTTCAATTGAGTTAATATATGTGTTGATTCATTTAGAATGAGATCCACTTGATGGTCGCTTTATATTGCATACTGTTTGATCCAcgatttttgatcaaataaaatttaacgatagttaaataaaaattttgtagATCAATACAagcataacatatttttaagcaGTTTGCGAAACTGAGACACAATGAGTCCACAAATCATCACTTTTCTTCAAATACTCTGTTTCGTGGGCAACTAAATGCGGCTTCTCAGCAATATATTTGATAAGAGTATCGTGACACATTTTTCCTTCTTGTACAAGATCATGACAACATGCATCACTGATGGTTAAATTTTCAAAGACAACACCAATTATATCCAACGCACAATTTGGACTGATTTTAAGAAGACAGGTATCCCATAGTGATTTTGCTTCAGCTTCTTCAACAGAGAATGCAGGAACGAACGCACAAATCAAAGCAACAATAATGAATACGATAGTAGTTCGAGAAGAAGT is part of the Brassica rapa cultivar Chiifu-401-42 chromosome A09, CAAS_Brap_v3.01, whole genome shotgun sequence genome and harbors:
- the LOC103849012 gene encoding uncharacterized protein LOC103849012, with protein sequence MAHTSSRTTIVFIIVALICAFVPAFSVEEAEAKSLWDTCLLKISPNCALDIIGVVFENLTISDACCHDLVQEGKMCHDTLIKYIAEKPHLVAHETEYLKKSDDLWTHCVSVSQTA